One stretch of Candidatus Hydrogenedentota bacterium DNA includes these proteins:
- a CDS encoding DUF1559 domain-containing protein, giving the protein MSRTRKGFTLIELLVVIAIIGILAAILLPALARARESARRASCQNNLKQFGLVCKMYANESKGQSFPTIMTYDCQNSNTPPINKSFAINAFQVYPEYLTDPAVAICPSDPMNKGVEGTFEEAHRSGHTQLWNGSAYEPLPADAETRFFPCELDSSSCSYLYMGWALHLPGVTDDPHVFTSTDSGALFSEIATYFATKPGLDPDLVAGLSAILMNLVQVVQNTNPADLDQVSEDMELSLPSGRKMTVYRFREGIERFFITDINNPGASTQAQSSLAIMSDTISNDSSDENSFNHVPGGSNVLYMDGHVEFLRYPSGWPVSPLAAGVMGAF; this is encoded by the coding sequence ATGAGTCGCACACGTAAAGGGTTTACGCTGATTGAGTTGCTTGTCGTCATCGCCATCATCGGCATTCTGGCTGCCATCCTTCTTCCGGCGCTCGCCCGGGCGCGCGAGTCGGCCCGCCGGGCCAGCTGCCAGAACAACCTGAAGCAGTTCGGCCTGGTGTGCAAGATGTACGCCAACGAGTCCAAGGGGCAGTCCTTCCCCACCATCATGACCTATGACTGCCAGAACAGCAACACGCCCCCCATCAACAAGTCTTTCGCCATAAACGCCTTCCAGGTGTATCCGGAGTACCTGACGGATCCGGCCGTGGCCATTTGCCCGTCCGACCCGATGAACAAGGGCGTCGAGGGGACGTTTGAAGAGGCGCACCGGTCCGGCCACACGCAGCTTTGGAACGGGTCGGCCTATGAGCCCCTTCCGGCCGATGCCGAGACGCGTTTCTTCCCCTGCGAGCTGGACAGCAGCAGTTGCAGTTATCTGTACATGGGCTGGGCGCTCCACCTCCCGGGCGTCACGGACGACCCGCACGTCTTCACGTCCACTGATTCCGGTGCGCTGTTTAGCGAAATCGCGACATACTTCGCCACGAAGCCGGGCCTTGATCCCGACCTCGTGGCCGGGCTGAGCGCCATCCTTATGAACCTCGTGCAGGTGGTCCAGAACACGAACCCCGCCGATCTCGACCAGGTCAGCGAGGACATGGAGCTGAGCCTGCCCAGCGGCCGCAAGATGACCGTCTACCGTTTCCGCGAGGGCATTGAGCGCTTCTTCATCACGGACATCAACAACCCCGGCGCCAGCACGCAGGCCCAGAGCTCGCTCGCCATCATGTCCGACACCATTTCCAACGACTCCAGCGACGAAAACTCGTTCAACCACGTCCCCGGCGGCTCGAACGTCCTCTACATGGACGGCCACGTCGAGTTCCTGCGCTACCCGA